The Actinosynnema mirum DSM 43827 genomic interval GGTCGGGCACAGCAGGGACAGCGACGCGGCGGGGACCCCGGCGGTCGCGACGCGCGCGGGGAAGGTGAGCCTGGTCCACCACCTGCGCGGTTCCAACCGCAGCGCGTAGGCCAGTCGCTGCCGCACCCGGATGCTGCCGTTCAGCACGCTGATGACCCACCCACGGCCCGCCTCGCCCTCGCGCAGCGCGGCGGTGACCACGTCCTGCAGCCGCGCGTCGCGGTAGCGCCGGAAGTGCCCCAGCAGCAACCGCGTCAGGTCGAGCACCCCGGCAACCGTTCGGCTGCGCTCGCGCTTCACCGGGCGACCCGCTCTCCGGCGCGCTCCGCGGCGACCTGCTCCTCGATCCAGCGGTAGGTGTGGCGCAGCCCCTCGTCGAGCGTGGTGCCGGGCTCCCAGCCCAGCAGCTCGCGGCACAGCGCGTTGTCCGACACCCGCCCCAGCGGCCCGACCGGCTTGTCCGGCAGGTAGCGCGGGGTGATCTCCTTGCCCGCGACCCTCGCGATCCTGGCCACCAGATTGCCGATGCTGACCCGCTCCTCGGAACCGATGTTCACCGGACGGTCCACAGCGGACTCGGCGAGGCGGAGCAGTCCCGTGACGCAGTCGTCGACGTAGCAGTAGGACCTGGTCTGGGAGCCGTCGCCCCACACCTCGACCTCGCCCCGGTCCCCCGGCACCGCGGCGACCTTGCCGCAGAGCATCGACAGGGACTTGGCGCGCAGCCCGCGGTAGCCGCCCATCGGCCCGTAGATCGCGTGCAGCCGGGCCACCTTGACGTCCATGCCGTAGGTGCGGCGGTACGTCTCGCACAGGATCTCGGTCGTCAGCTTCTCCCAGCCGTACTGCATGTCCGGCTCGGCCGGGAACACCGGCGTCTCGCGCAGCGGAGCGCTGTCCGGGCTGCGCTGCAGGGACTCCGGGTAGACGCAGGCCGACGAGGTGTAGACCACCGTGCGCACCCCGGCCAGGCGGCACGCCTCCACGGTGTTGACCGAGATGAGCAGGTTGTCGTGCAGGATCTGGGCGGGCGCCGCGTGCGTCCACCCGATCCCGCCCATGTTGGCGGCCAGTGCGAAGACGACGTCCGCCCCCGCCACCGCCTCCGCGCAGCGCTCGCGCCCGCGCAGGTCGGCCACCAGGAACTCGTCGGCCTCGCTCGCACCGTGCTCCGGACGCCGCAGGTCCACACCGCGCACCTGCGCGCTCGGGTAGCGCTCGCGCACCGCCCGCACCAGGTGTCCACCCACGAAGCCCGCCGCGCCGGTGACCACGATCGACCTCATGCGTCCTCCTCCGTGTCCGCGACCCCGGCTCGGCCGGGCGTGCTCGTGGCCTGCCGCCGCGCGGTGGCCAGCTTCTTGGCCGCCGTGTCCTGGCGGGCGTGGAAAGTCCGTTCCCGGTGCTGCCGGAGGTGTCCCGCCAGCAGGGTCCGCAACCGGGACGGCGACTGCTCCGGGTCGGCGATGAGCGCGCCGAGGCAGGCGAGGAGCGCGTCGAGCAGGGCCGCGACCTCCTCGGCGTCGAGCCGGGTCGGGTCGTGG includes:
- a CDS encoding NAD-dependent epimerase/dehydratase family protein, which translates into the protein MRSIVVTGAAGFVGGHLVRAVRERYPSAQVRGVDLRRPEHGASEADEFLVADLRGRERCAEAVAGADVVFALAANMGGIGWTHAAPAQILHDNLLISVNTVEACRLAGVRTVVYTSSACVYPESLQRSPDSAPLRETPVFPAEPDMQYGWEKLTTEILCETYRRTYGMDVKVARLHAIYGPMGGYRGLRAKSLSMLCGKVAAVPGDRGEVEVWGDGSQTRSYCYVDDCVTGLLRLAESAVDRPVNIGSEERVSIGNLVARIARVAGKEITPRYLPDKPVGPLGRVSDNALCRELLGWEPGTTLDEGLRHTYRWIEEQVAAERAGERVAR